The following proteins come from a genomic window of Lachnoclostridium phytofermentans ISDg:
- the proS gene encoding proline--tRNA ligase, with protein MANDKKLVESITSMDEDFAQWYTDVVKKAELVDYSGVRGCTIFRPAGYAIWENIQKELDARFKATGVENVYMPMFIPESLLNKEKDHVEGFAPEVAWVTHGGGEQLQERLCVRPTSETLFCDFYSHIIESYRDLPKLYNQWCSVVRWEKTTRPFLRTLEFLWQEGHTAHATAEEAEERTIQMLNLYADFCEEVLAIPMVRGRKTDKEKFAGAEATYTIEALMHDGKALQSGTSHNFGDGFAKAFNIQYTDKENKLQYVHQTSWGMTTRLIGALIMVHGDNSGLVLPPRIAPTQVVIVPIMQKKEGVLEKAAELREKLGAFRVKVDDSDKSPGWKFSEHEMRGIPVRVEIGPKDIEANQAVLVRRDTREKTVVSLDEIDTKIGEILEAMQKEMLERARNHRDAHTYEAHSTEEFADVVANKPGFVKAMWCGERACEDEIKEKTGATSRCMPFAQEHIADTCVCCGKQAKSLVYWGKAY; from the coding sequence ATGGCAAACGATAAGAAATTAGTTGAATCGATTACCTCTATGGATGAAGATTTCGCTCAATGGTATACGGATGTAGTAAAAAAAGCTGAACTTGTAGATTATTCAGGAGTAAGAGGATGTACTATTTTCCGTCCAGCAGGATATGCTATTTGGGAGAATATCCAAAAGGAGTTAGATGCTAGATTTAAGGCGACTGGAGTAGAGAATGTTTACATGCCTATGTTTATTCCAGAGAGCTTATTAAATAAAGAAAAAGATCATGTAGAGGGTTTTGCACCAGAAGTTGCTTGGGTTACTCACGGTGGTGGAGAGCAGTTACAAGAACGTTTATGTGTAAGACCAACTTCTGAAACTTTATTCTGTGACTTTTATTCTCATATAATTGAATCTTATCGTGATCTTCCTAAACTATACAATCAATGGTGTTCCGTTGTACGTTGGGAGAAAACAACCAGACCATTCTTACGTACTTTAGAGTTCTTATGGCAAGAAGGACATACAGCGCATGCAACAGCTGAGGAAGCAGAAGAAAGAACCATTCAAATGCTCAATCTTTATGCTGATTTCTGTGAAGAAGTGTTAGCGATTCCTATGGTTCGTGGTAGAAAGACAGACAAAGAAAAATTCGCAGGAGCTGAGGCAACTTATACCATCGAAGCATTGATGCATGACGGTAAGGCGCTTCAATCAGGAACTAGCCATAACTTTGGAGATGGATTTGCAAAAGCCTTTAACATTCAATATACCGATAAAGAAAATAAACTTCAATATGTACACCAGACTTCTTGGGGAATGACAACTCGTCTGATTGGTGCATTAATTATGGTACACGGTGATAATAGTGGTCTTGTATTGCCACCAAGAATTGCTCCTACTCAAGTTGTTATTGTTCCAATTATGCAAAAGAAGGAAGGCGTATTAGAAAAGGCGGCAGAACTTCGTGAAAAACTTGGCGCTTTCCGTGTAAAGGTCGACGATTCTGATAAGAGCCCAGGATGGAAATTCTCTGAGCATGAGATGCGTGGTATCCCAGTGCGTGTTGAAATCGGACCAAAGGACATTGAGGCAAATCAAGCAGTTCTTGTACGTCGTGATACAAGAGAGAAGACTGTAGTTTCTCTTGATGAAATTGATACAAAGATTGGTGAAATTCTTGAAGCTATGCAAAAAGAAATGTTAGAGCGTGCTAGAAATCATCGTGATGCTCATACTTACGAGGCTCATTCTACAGAAGAATTTGCAGATGTTGTTGCTAACAAGCCAGGATTTGTAAAAGCTATGTGGTGTGGAGAACGTGCCTGCGAAGACGAAATTAAGGAAAAGACAGGTGCTACTTCACGTTGTATGCCATTTGCACAGGAACATATTGCTGATACCTGTGTATGCTGTGGTAAGCAAGCTAAATCCTTAGTGTATTGGGGAAAAGCTTATTAA
- the ytvI gene encoding sporulation integral membrane protein YtvI has product MKLSKNKRKLLLTAGTIIAVYIGMKYLLPLFVPFLFAYFIAWLLRPVVGFLHRKLKIPLVVGGGFGVLLLLLVISVILCYLGRILFNQVVLFLRNIPIYQQYFTQQVEIICVTGDKLFGFKDGSLKLVVNDGMETLVKYVQMNILPKMTVQTIKLAIGLAEFLAIFLIILVATILIIKDMEEYKVGLRKSEFYPAVHKITQKLSDTGIAYMKTQMILMSIIAVINAVGFFILKNPYALLIGLAVGIFDGFPVLGSGLILIPWTIVMLLQKKFMHAAVIMSIFLLCQIVREILEPKLLGDKIGVKPIYSMIAMYVGVQLFGVIGFFLGPLSLVIIKTVIATYAEE; this is encoded by the coding sequence GTGAAACTATCAAAAAATAAAAGAAAGTTACTTCTTACTGCTGGGACAATCATTGCTGTGTATATAGGTATGAAATACCTATTACCGCTGTTTGTCCCATTTTTATTTGCCTACTTTATCGCTTGGCTGTTACGACCAGTAGTAGGCTTTTTACACCGAAAATTAAAAATTCCTCTAGTGGTTGGTGGAGGTTTTGGTGTTCTTTTGTTATTACTAGTAATTTCAGTAATATTATGTTATCTTGGAAGAATTTTATTCAATCAAGTCGTATTATTTTTGCGAAATATTCCGATTTACCAGCAATATTTTACGCAACAGGTAGAAATCATTTGTGTTACGGGGGATAAGCTGTTCGGTTTTAAGGATGGATCATTAAAATTAGTAGTGAATGATGGAATGGAAACCTTGGTAAAGTATGTTCAAATGAATATATTACCTAAGATGACGGTTCAAACAATAAAGTTAGCCATTGGTTTAGCAGAGTTTCTTGCAATTTTCCTTATTATTTTAGTAGCTACTATTTTAATTATAAAGGATATGGAGGAATATAAGGTAGGGCTTCGAAAATCAGAATTTTACCCTGCGGTTCATAAAATTACACAAAAGTTATCAGACACGGGAATTGCCTATATGAAAACACAGATGATATTAATGTCGATTATAGCAGTAATAAATGCGGTGGGATTTTTCATACTAAAGAACCCGTATGCTTTATTGATAGGTCTTGCGGTTGGTATATTCGACGGTTTTCCGGTGTTAGGAAGCGGGCTTATCTTAATTCCATGGACTATAGTGATGTTATTACAAAAAAAGTTTATGCACGCGGCTGTCATCATGAGCATATTCCTATTATGTCAGATAGTGCGTGAGATATTGGAACCCAAATTATTAGGAGACAAAATTGGGGTGAAACCCATCTATAGTATGATAGCAATGTATGTGGGGGTACAACTTTTTGGAGTGATTGGCTTTTTTTTAGGACCGCTTAGCTTAGTTATTATAAAAACTGTGATTGCGACATATGCAGAGGAATAG
- a CDS encoding cytidylate kinase family protein: MHITLTGNLGSGKSTICKILETEHHYEIYSTGKVQRKLAEDLGISVLEMNQLMCKDHKYDNMIDDTTAKISRENPDKAIVFDSRLAWNFVETSFKVFLSVSLHVAADRVYGDNRGNVEKYSSAEDAKQQLKLRAQTEDIRYKDIYNLDYFNFLNYNLILDSTYCTPDLLSKVILEEAEKYKNNGDKKETKILMSPKRLGIEEATMSANPEKLYLEGDIVIEKTEDDYKVIRGMELVKQAAEKGIPFVSVSL, from the coding sequence ATGCATATCACGTTAACCGGAAATCTCGGAAGCGGAAAATCTACGATTTGCAAGATTTTAGAAACGGAACATCATTATGAAATTTATTCTACGGGTAAGGTACAGCGTAAGCTGGCAGAAGATTTAGGAATCAGTGTGCTTGAGATGAACCAACTCATGTGCAAGGATCACAAGTATGATAATATGATTGATGATACTACTGCAAAAATTAGTCGTGAGAATCCAGATAAGGCGATTGTATTTGATTCCAGATTGGCATGGAACTTTGTTGAAACATCATTCAAAGTTTTTTTATCCGTTAGTCTTCATGTTGCAGCCGACCGCGTGTATGGGGATAATCGAGGTAATGTTGAAAAATATTCAAGCGCAGAAGATGCGAAACAGCAATTAAAACTTCGTGCTCAAACAGAGGATATTCGTTATAAAGATATTTATAATTTGGATTATTTTAATTTTTTAAATTATAATTTGATTTTAGATAGTACGTATTGTACACCAGATCTTCTATCTAAGGTTATTTTAGAAGAAGCTGAAAAATACAAGAATAATGGCGATAAGAAAGAAACAAAGATTTTAATGTCTCCAAAGCGTCTTGGGATAGAAGAGGCTACAATGTCTGCAAATCCAGAGAAGCTTTATTTAGAGGGTGATATCGTTATTGAAAAAACGGAAGACGATTACAAGGTGATTCGTGGAATGGAACTTGTAAAGCAGGCAGCAGAGAAAGGAATTCCTTTTGTATCTGTTAGTTTATAG
- a CDS encoding ATP-binding cassette domain-containing protein: protein MSEKEIIFKNVSLNFGEKQVLKDLNLTIKPGEVIGIMGASGIGKTTFVKVLLGLLKPSAGNVTGLENIKFSAVFQEDRLCEGSDAITNVKMVLPSDIGTEQVEKEFSKVFLSDYKGKPISKLSGGMKRRVAIVRAVMAQSDVIILDEPLKGLDESLKEQVLSYLKDSLSERTVILVTHDKAEVEALHAKLLYFS from the coding sequence ATGAGTGAGAAAGAAATTATCTTTAAGAATGTCTCTTTGAATTTTGGCGAAAAACAGGTTCTAAAAGATTTAAATCTTACGATAAAACCAGGGGAAGTAATCGGTATTATGGGGGCCTCTGGTATAGGAAAAACAACATTTGTGAAAGTACTATTGGGATTATTGAAACCATCTGCGGGAAATGTTACTGGATTGGAAAATATAAAGTTTTCTGCTGTGTTTCAAGAAGACCGTTTATGTGAAGGGTCTGATGCTATCACAAATGTAAAGATGGTGTTACCTTCGGATATAGGAACAGAACAAGTGGAGAAAGAATTTTCAAAAGTTTTTCTAAGTGATTATAAAGGAAAGCCAATAAGTAAGTTAAGTGGTGGAATGAAACGTAGGGTAGCAATTGTCAGAGCGGTAATGGCTCAAAGTGATGTGATTATCCTAGATGAACCTTTGAAAGGATTAGATGAAAGCTTAAAAGAGCAAGTATTATCGTATCTTAAAGATTCATTATCTGAAAGGACAGTCATCCTTGTGACACATGATAAAGCAGAAGTGGAAGCGTTACATGCAAAATTATTATATTTTTCATAA
- a CDS encoding ABC transporter permease, whose translation MIETTAMMLQYASSYKHDNDQAEMRVWMKDFNKDVHKRYITLLAIAIWLILWQVASIVINSNILIASPIQVVTTLAKLIFEKSFWFSISSSFLKISLGFILAVVTGVLLSLGAYHNVFLKEFFTVAMRVIKSIPVASFVILALLWVRARNLSILISFLMVLPIIYTNVLKGVESADQGLLEMAAVFHMSGLRKLKFIYLPAVMPYFVSACSVGLGFCWKSGIAAEVIGLPNNSIGEQLYEAKLYLMTKEMFAWTVVIIGISVVFEKLILLLINKLNYALTKEMLER comes from the coding sequence ATGATAGAAACTACTGCAATGATGTTACAATATGCATCGTCTTACAAGCATGACAATGACCAAGCAGAAATGAGGGTATGGATGAAAGACTTTAATAAGGATGTACATAAAAGATATATAACTTTGCTTGCAATTGCAATATGGCTAATATTGTGGCAAGTAGCAAGCATAGTGATAAATAGCAATATATTAATTGCTTCCCCCATACAAGTAGTGACTACTTTAGCGAAATTAATTTTTGAAAAAAGTTTTTGGTTTAGCATCTCATCTTCTTTTCTAAAAATAAGCCTAGGATTTATTTTAGCGGTAGTAACTGGTGTATTATTATCACTTGGGGCTTATCATAATGTATTTTTAAAAGAGTTTTTTACGGTTGCGATGAGAGTGATTAAATCCATTCCAGTTGCTTCATTTGTAATATTAGCTCTTTTATGGGTGAGGGCAAGAAACCTATCGATATTAATTTCTTTTCTTATGGTTCTTCCTATTATCTACACGAATGTGTTAAAAGGAGTGGAATCAGCAGACCAAGGTTTACTTGAAATGGCGGCAGTTTTTCATATGAGTGGACTTAGAAAGTTAAAATTTATCTATCTTCCAGCCGTGATGCCATATTTTGTTTCTGCTTGTTCGGTAGGTTTGGGCTTTTGTTGGAAATCAGGGATTGCTGCAGAGGTAATTGGTTTACCAAACAACTCAATTGGTGAGCAACTATATGAGGCTAAATTATATCTTATGACAAAAGAGATGTTTGCTTGGACTGTTGTGATTATAGGAATTAGTGTAGTATTTGAAAAGCTTATTCTTTTGCTTATAAATAAATTAAACTATGCCTTAACCAAAGAAATGTTAGAAAGATAG
- the trpA gene encoding tryptophan synthase subunit alpha gives MTRIEQAFTKGKALITFITGGDPGIEVTEELIVSMAMEGADLIEIGIPFSDPIAEGPIIQEANERALKAGATTDLLFDMIGRVRSKVLVPLVFMTYINPIYTYGADRFLRRCKEVGIDGVIVPDLPYEEKEELLPLCKLHDITLISMIAPTSKERIQTILKEAEGFLYCVSSLGVTGVRTEIGSQVDYMIKEAKKVTDIPCAVGFGISTPEQAREMAEISDGVIVGSAIVDIIAKHQEQCVQPVTDFIKVLKKSICK, from the coding sequence ATGACTAGGATAGAACAAGCATTTACGAAGGGAAAGGCACTTATTACCTTTATTACAGGTGGAGATCCAGGAATTGAAGTCACAGAAGAATTGATTGTTAGTATGGCAATGGAGGGAGCGGACCTAATTGAGATAGGAATCCCATTTTCTGATCCGATTGCGGAAGGCCCTATTATCCAGGAGGCAAATGAAAGAGCATTAAAGGCGGGGGCAACCACAGATTTGCTGTTTGATATGATAGGAAGGGTAAGGAGCAAGGTATTGGTACCATTAGTGTTTATGACTTATATAAACCCTATCTATACCTACGGTGCAGATCGATTTTTAAGGCGTTGCAAAGAAGTTGGTATCGATGGAGTAATTGTACCTGACCTTCCTTATGAAGAAAAGGAAGAGCTACTTCCTCTTTGTAAATTACATGATATTACATTAATATCGATGATAGCACCAACCTCAAAGGAAAGAATTCAAACCATACTAAAGGAAGCAGAAGGTTTCTTATACTGCGTTTCTTCTCTTGGGGTAACCGGAGTAAGAACAGAGATAGGAAGTCAAGTGGATTACATGATAAAAGAGGCGAAGAAGGTAACCGATATTCCTTGTGCAGTTGGGTTTGGAATTTCTACACCAGAACAAGCAAGGGAGATGGCAGAGATATCCGATGGTGTAATTGTCGGCAGCGCAATTGTAGATATTATTGCAAAGCATCAAGAGCAGTGTGTTCAGCCAGTGACTGATTTTATCAAAGTATTAAAGAAATCAATTTGTAAGTAA
- the trpB gene encoding tryptophan synthase subunit beta — protein sequence MKEGRFHQYGGQYVPETLMNAVLEVEKAYEYFKKDPDFCKELETLYHEYAGRPSLLYYAKKMTEDLSGAKIYLKREDLNHTGSHKINNVLGQVLLAKKMGKTRVIAETGAGQHGVATATAAALMGLECEIFMGKEDTDRQVLNVYRMELLGAKVHPVTSGTMTLKDAVNETMREWTKRVEDTHYVLGSVMGPHPFPTIVRDFQKVIGKEIKAQLQEVEGKLPDAIVACVGGGSNAMGAFYEFLNDPSVALYGCEAAGLGVNHPKNAATIANGTEGIFHGMKSYFCQDEYGQIAPVYSISAGLDYPGIGPEHAMLHDTNRATYVPVTDDEAVEAFEYLSRTEGIIPAIESAHAVAYAKKLAPTMGKDSILVINISGRGDKDVAAIARYRGVKLYD from the coding sequence ATGAAAGAAGGAAGATTTCATCAATATGGCGGTCAATATGTACCAGAAACATTAATGAATGCGGTGTTAGAGGTAGAAAAGGCATACGAGTATTTTAAAAAGGATCCTGATTTTTGTAAGGAACTAGAGACCTTATACCATGAATATGCAGGAAGGCCATCGTTGTTATATTACGCTAAGAAAATGACCGAGGATCTTTCTGGGGCTAAAATTTACTTAAAGCGAGAGGATTTAAATCATACGGGTTCTCACAAAATTAATAATGTACTAGGTCAGGTATTATTGGCAAAAAAAATGGGTAAGACACGTGTCATAGCAGAAACTGGAGCCGGCCAACATGGTGTGGCGACAGCAACAGCCGCAGCACTTATGGGACTGGAATGTGAAATCTTTATGGGAAAAGAGGACACAGACCGACAGGTACTGAATGTCTATCGAATGGAACTATTGGGAGCTAAGGTGCATCCAGTAACCTCAGGAACTATGACTCTTAAGGATGCAGTAAACGAAACGATGCGTGAGTGGACGAAGAGGGTAGAGGATACTCATTATGTTTTAGGGTCTGTTATGGGACCTCATCCTTTCCCAACAATTGTTCGAGATTTTCAGAAAGTGATTGGTAAGGAAATCAAAGCTCAACTACAGGAAGTGGAAGGAAAACTTCCAGATGCAATCGTTGCCTGTGTTGGTGGAGGGAGTAATGCTATGGGAGCATTTTATGAATTCCTAAATGATCCTAGTGTAGCTTTATATGGTTGTGAGGCAGCAGGACTTGGTGTAAATCATCCTAAAAATGCAGCTACCATCGCAAATGGAACAGAAGGTATTTTCCATGGAATGAAATCTTATTTCTGCCAGGATGAATATGGTCAAATTGCTCCTGTTTACTCTATTTCTGCGGGTCTTGATTACCCTGGAATCGGACCGGAGCATGCTATGTTACATGATACCAATCGGGCAACTTATGTACCAGTTACGGACGATGAAGCGGTGGAGGCATTTGAATATCTTTCAAGAACAGAAGGAATTATACCTGCAATAGAGAGTGCTCATGCTGTTGCATACGCAAAGAAGTTAGCGCCAACGATGGGGAAAGACAGTATCCTTGTGATAAATATCTCAGGACGTGGAGATAAGGATGTTGCTGCGATTGCTAGATATAGGGGGGTGAAATTATATGACTAG
- a CDS encoding phosphoribosylanthranilate isomerase, translating into MKTKICGLKSLREIEIVNKYAPNYVGFVFAGVKRKIDEEVASLLRRELSSEIQAVGVFVNESIERIAKMCEKNTIQLVQLHGDEDRDYINALKLEVGAPIIKAVRAQSVEQILEALTLPCDYFLYDTYSEHSYGGEGKRFDETILTEVYKESSNNEFKKYLQKPYFIAGGLTAQNVRLLDSRLEPYGVDVSSGVESMGQKDEEKVKEFLFAAWRWNEN; encoded by the coding sequence ATGAAAACAAAGATTTGTGGATTAAAGTCTCTTCGTGAGATTGAAATTGTGAATAAGTACGCTCCAAATTATGTGGGATTTGTATTTGCGGGTGTGAAAAGAAAAATTGATGAAGAGGTTGCCTCATTATTGCGAAGAGAGCTATCAAGCGAGATTCAAGCTGTTGGTGTTTTTGTAAATGAATCTATAGAAAGAATAGCTAAGATGTGTGAGAAGAACACAATACAGCTAGTGCAGCTTCATGGAGACGAAGACAGGGATTACATCAATGCTTTAAAACTAGAGGTAGGAGCGCCTATTATAAAGGCCGTTCGAGCTCAATCCGTAGAACAAATTTTAGAAGCACTTACTTTGCCATGCGATTATTTTTTATACGATACGTATAGCGAACATAGCTATGGAGGAGAGGGCAAACGGTTTGATGAAACGATATTAACCGAAGTTTATAAAGAGAGTTCTAATAATGAATTTAAGAAGTATCTGCAAAAGCCTTATTTTATAGCAGGAGGATTAACAGCACAAAACGTGAGACTTTTGGATAGTAGGCTAGAGCCTTATGGAGTAGATGTAAGCAGTGGAGTAGAAAGTATGGGACAAAAGGATGAAGAAAAGGTAAAGGAGTTTTTATTTGCCGCTTGGCGGTGGAATGAAAATTAA
- the trpC gene encoding indole-3-glycerol phosphate synthase TrpC, producing MILEKIVETTKDRINQEKRRLPEEVIKKSATEMAIKQGFGSSSSISRDKFFFEEVMSRPGVNFLCEIKRASPSKGMIAKDFDPVFIAKEYEEGGAAAISVLTEPTFFLGKDDYLMEVKKEVGIPVLRKDFILEAYQIYQAKLLGADCVLLIVSILTEEQLTGFLKICDELGLSALVETHNQEEVMRALQCGARIIGVNNRNLSTFEVSIENSLKLRTLVPKEAIFIAESGISTPEQIKELKEAGVNGVLIGETLMKASNKKLMIRNLKSLL from the coding sequence ATGATTTTAGAAAAAATAGTAGAAACAACAAAAGATAGAATCAATCAAGAAAAGCGAAGACTTCCGGAAGAAGTTATAAAAAAGAGCGCAACCGAGATGGCTATCAAGCAAGGATTTGGTAGTTCTTCTTCCATATCACGAGACAAATTTTTTTTTGAAGAAGTCATGAGTAGACCGGGTGTTAATTTTCTTTGTGAGATTAAAAGGGCATCTCCTTCAAAAGGTATGATAGCAAAGGATTTTGATCCAGTATTCATAGCCAAAGAGTATGAAGAAGGCGGTGCTGCTGCAATTTCAGTGCTTACGGAACCCACCTTTTTTCTTGGAAAGGATGATTACCTGATGGAGGTAAAAAAAGAAGTAGGTATTCCTGTACTACGAAAAGACTTTATCCTAGAAGCTTATCAGATTTACCAAGCGAAACTACTTGGTGCGGATTGTGTCTTACTCATAGTATCCATCTTAACAGAGGAGCAGTTAACCGGATTTCTGAAAATCTGCGATGAACTGGGGCTAAGTGCATTAGTGGAAACTCATAACCAAGAGGAAGTAATGAGGGCTCTTCAATGTGGAGCAAGAATAATCGGTGTGAATAATCGAAATTTATCAACCTTTGAGGTATCAATTGAAAATAGTTTAAAGTTACGTACGCTTGTTCCAAAGGAGGCTATCTTTATTGCAGAAAGCGGGATTTCTACACCAGAGCAGATAAAAGAGCTTAAGGAAGCGGGTGTAAACGGAGTTCTAATCGGTGAGACGCTAATGAAAGCATCAAATAAAAAACTAATGATACGAAATCTTAAAAGTCTACTTTAG
- the trpD gene encoding anthranilate phosphoribosyltransferase: MIKEAIYQLVNKEDLSYEVAEQVMDEIMSGEASNVLIGSYLTALRMKGETIDEITASAAGMRKHCVRLLHNMDVLEIVGTGGDEANTFNISTTTGFVVSAAGIPVAKHGNRCVSSKCGAADVLEALGVNIMLAPLESAKILEEMGLCFMFAQTYHSAMKFVAPVRRELGIRTIFNILGPLANPAGANLELLGVYEEALVKPLARVLLKLGVKRGMVVYGRDGLDEISLSHQTVCCKIRDGKLYDYILEPEQIGLTKCKKEDLVGGSPAENAAITRAILNGEKGPKRDAVIFNAAACIYMVRDDITLQEAAKIATDIIDSKKAIHQLDKFIELSNRR, translated from the coding sequence ATGATTAAAGAAGCGATTTATCAATTGGTGAATAAAGAGGATTTAAGCTATGAGGTAGCAGAACAGGTAATGGATGAGATTATGAGTGGAGAAGCCTCGAATGTTTTAATTGGCTCCTACCTTACTGCACTTCGTATGAAAGGGGAAACCATTGACGAAATAACAGCGAGTGCAGCAGGCATGAGAAAGCACTGTGTAAGATTACTTCATAATATGGATGTATTAGAAATCGTTGGGACGGGGGGAGATGAAGCAAATACCTTTAATATCTCAACGACTACAGGATTTGTTGTATCCGCAGCAGGGATTCCAGTTGCAAAGCATGGAAATCGATGTGTTTCAAGTAAATGTGGTGCAGCAGATGTGCTTGAAGCATTAGGGGTTAATATTATGCTAGCTCCACTTGAGAGTGCAAAGATTTTAGAAGAAATGGGCTTGTGCTTTATGTTTGCTCAAACCTATCATAGTGCAATGAAGTTTGTTGCACCAGTAAGGAGAGAACTTGGGATTCGAACAATTTTTAATATCCTTGGTCCGCTAGCAAATCCGGCTGGAGCAAATTTAGAGCTTTTAGGTGTTTATGAAGAAGCATTAGTAAAACCACTGGCCAGAGTTTTATTAAAGCTTGGAGTAAAACGAGGAATGGTTGTATACGGAAGGGATGGTTTAGATGAGATATCACTAAGTCACCAAACGGTATGTTGTAAGATACGAGATGGAAAACTATACGATTATATTTTAGAACCAGAGCAAATTGGATTAACAAAGTGCAAAAAGGAAGATCTTGTAGGTGGTTCTCCGGCAGAGAACGCAGCAATTACAAGGGCAATTTTAAATGGTGAAAAAGGGCCGAAAAGGGATGCAGTTATCTTTAATGCAGCTGCTTGTATCTATATGGTAAGAGACGATATTACATTACAAGAAGCAGCAAAAATTGCAACTGATATAATCGATAGTAAGAAGGCGATCCATCAGCTTGATAAATTTATTGAACTGTCAAATCGGAGGTGA
- a CDS encoding anthranilate synthase component II has product MILFIDNYDSFTYNLVQLIGSIEMAEEFLVVRNDEISLEQIEQRKPSHIILSPGPGKPKDAGICEEVIRKFHKEIPILGVCLGHQAICEVFGATISYAKSIMHGKQSVIMVDSESKLFRGLEETFSAARYHSLAAVRETIPEALKVTAVTQDSEIMAIEHKEYPIYGVQFHPESVLTPNGKTIMENFLKK; this is encoded by the coding sequence ATGATACTTTTCATCGATAATTACGATAGTTTTACCTATAACCTTGTACAACTAATTGGGTCAATAGAAATGGCGGAAGAATTTCTGGTGGTACGAAATGATGAGATCTCTTTAGAACAAATCGAACAACGAAAACCATCTCATATCATCTTATCGCCGGGACCTGGAAAACCAAAGGATGCAGGAATATGTGAAGAAGTAATTAGAAAATTTCATAAAGAGATACCAATCCTAGGAGTATGTCTAGGGCATCAAGCAATTTGTGAGGTGTTTGGTGCGACAATCTCCTATGCAAAATCAATCATGCATGGGAAGCAGAGTGTGATAATGGTGGATTCAGAAAGTAAGTTATTCAGAGGACTTGAGGAAACATTTTCTGCTGCAAGATATCATTCTTTAGCAGCGGTTCGCGAAACAATACCGGAAGCCTTAAAAGTGACTGCGGTGACACAGGATAGTGAGATCATGGCAATTGAACATAAAGAGTATCCAATCTACGGAGTACAATTTCATCCGGAATCCGTACTTACACCGAATGGAAAGACGATAATGGAAAACTTTTTAAAGAAATGA